A single genomic interval of Pomacea canaliculata isolate SZHN2017 linkage group LG5, ASM307304v1, whole genome shotgun sequence harbors:
- the LOC112565429 gene encoding neuropeptide Y receptor type 5-like, with protein sequence MKDPDPYLLEMLDAGGLESKNFSINDFLKVYLEYSQNDHWFSQSREMSLISSFVVLIVLGIVSNGLVCFIIVRNGIRKSSRNLYIMNLAISDILTCVLCKPLSVVRLVLKNWTLGEALCRLVPSLQTIYVFVSTLTLVALAVDRYRAITNNGNSIRSRLSPCYGLAFIWIVSVAIAAPLFAVHHVEEVKGFNGYVMYNLCLEQWRSPVSLTIYTVIVLLLQYLSPLLAIVTLHLLIGSFLRMHITDGPYRLPDLHLRRKRCRHRKNMILLTSMAAAFAVAWLPLNLVNTLATIYPEVFQGIDFPFIHALCILVSFTSVCINPVIYGLLNTNFKRDLRGICKPPEPRCSPTYCRCLRGNSRTLEQCGLISGLPQELSNSTNNKFRDVITSV encoded by the exons ATGAAGGACCCAGACCCTTATCTTCTGGAGATGCTTGACGCTGGAGGACTGGAATCGAAGAACTTCTCCATCAACGATTTTCTGAAAGTCTATCTGGAGTACTCGCAAAACGACCACTGGTTCAGCCAGTCGAGAGAGATGTCGCTCATCTCCAGCTTCGTCGTCCTCATCGTCCTCGGAATCGTCAGCAACGGGCTCGTCTGCTTCATCATCGTCAGAAACGGCATTCGCAAGTCCAGCCGCAACCTGTACATCATGAACCTGGCAATCTCGGACATCCTCACCTGCGTATTGTGTAAACCGTTGTCCGTGGTGCGCCTGGTGCTCAAGAACTGGACGCTGGGCGAAGCCCTCTGCCGGCTGGTGCCGTCGCTGCAGACTATTTACGTCTTCGTGTCGACCCTGACGCTGGTGGCGTTGGCCGTCGACCGTTATCGAGCCATCACCAACAACGGCAACAGCATCCGCTCGCGGCTGTCACCCTGTTACGGCCTCGCTTTCATCTGGATCGTCTCCGTTGCCATCGCCGCGCCCTTGTTCGCTGTGCACCACGTGGAGGAGGTCAAAGGTTTCAATGGCTACGTCATGTACAATCTGTGTCTGGAACAGTGGCGCTCGCCAGTCTCGCTGACCATCTACACGGTCATCGTCCTTCTTCTGCAGTACCTCTCCCCTCTCCTCGCCATCGTTACCCTTCATCTTCTCATCGGCAGCTTTCTGCGCATGCACATCACGGATGGGCCCTACCGCCTCCCGGATCTGCATCTCCGTCGAAAGCGGTGCCGACATCGaaaaaacatgattttgttGACGAGCATGGCGGCGGCATTTGCTGTTGCATGGCTGCCCTTAAACCTCGTCAATACACTCGCCACCATTTACCCTGAG GTTTTTCAAGGCATTGATTTTCCTTTCATCCACGCCCTGTGCATTCTTGTGTCCTTCACCTCAGTCTGTATCAACCCTGTCATCTACGGGCTGCTGAACACAAATTTCAAGAGGGATTTGCGGGGAATATGTAAGCCACCGGAGCCGAGGTGCAGTCCTACCTACTGTCGATGTTTGAGAGGCAACAGCAGGACCTTAGAGCAGTGTGGTCTCATCTCGGGACTCCCTCAAGAACTTTCCAACTCTACGAACAATAAGTTTCGGGATGTGATTACTTCGGTGTAG